ACGAACTCCTCCGGAGTCAGCGAGCGGAACTCCTCGTCGAAGGTCAGCAACAGCGTCGCGTCGACACCGGTGCCGGCCAGCAGCTCGAGCTTCTGCTCGTTGCCGACGAGCGCCGTCGGGCACTTCTCGGGCGCGATCACGCTGAGCGGGTTGCGGTCGAAGGTGACCACCACGGCGGCCAGGCCCTGCTCGCGCGCCCGCTCGTGCAGCGTGCCGATGACCGCCCGGTGGCCGGAGTGCACGCCGTCGAACTTGCCGATGGTGACGGCGGACGGGCCGATCCCGGCGAGGTCCTGCGGAGTCGTCTCGACGCGCATCACGCCGCGCCCCGGCGGCCCTGCACCCGGAGCCACCACAGCCCGAGGACGGGCAGGACGAGCGGGATGAGGAGGTAGCCGGCGCCGAAGGCCGACCACACCGTGGCCTGACGGCCGAACGGGTCGACGCTCGACAGGCCCAGCAGCTGCGGAGCCAGCACGCTGATCGCGCCGACGACGACCACTCCGATCAGCTCGAAGGTGATGGTCGCCCACGCGACCCGCTGCCAGAAGCGGCCGGGGGCGACGAGCGCGACGGTCGCGACGATGTAGACGACGGCCGAGAGCGCCGAGAGCGAGAAGGCGAGCGGCGCCTCGTCGAAGCGGTCGATGATCTGGAAGACGGAGCGGCCGGTCGCGGCGAGCGCGAGGATCGCGTAGACCACGACGAGGAGACTGCCGATCCCCCTCGCCCGCGTCGAGCGGGCGGTCCGGGTGCGGGGGTCTCGGGGAGTGGTCGCCCGTCCGGGCGCATCGCTGGCTTGATTCGACATCGCAGGGTCAATGGTAGGCGCTGGCTGCGGGGTGCTCACGCGACCTGGAAGAACCAGATCTGGTGCATCCGGTAGACCATCACCGCGACCGAGAGGCACACCACGCCCAGGATGACCGTGCTCCACCGGCTGCGCTCGATCAGAGCCCAGAAGCCCGCCGCGAGCGGCAGGATCAGCGCCGAGATCAGGTAGACGTAGTACTCGGGGAGGCTGCCGCTCGGGCTGTTGCCGACCTGCGGCGACACGATCGCCACGGCGAGCTGGACGATGAGCAGCAGCTCGACGATCGCGGTCGCCCCCACGGAGACGTCGGAGGGGCGCCGGCCGACGAGCCCGAGCACGAGGCAGAGCAGCCCGGCGACGACGGCGACGCCGACCTGGAGCGTCGTGAACCAGTCGATCACGGGGCGACCGCCCGGGTCTGCTCGGTGGGGAAGTTGACGACGCTCTTGAGCAGCTGCCCCCGCCGCTCCGCCAGGCCGATCAGGCGGCCGGAGGGGTCGACCGCGGCGAGCAGTCCCGTCTCGCCGAGCGCCTCCTCCGGGGACGCGATGCGCTTGCCGTTCGCCAGGCGGACGGCCGCCTGCGCGTCGAGGTGCAGGAGGGGGAACAGCTCGCCCGCGACCGTCGTCGGCGTGAGCAGAGCGGAGGGGACGTCGAGCTCGTCGATGTCGCCCGCGGCGTCGATCGCGAACGGACCCACGCGCGTGCGGCGCAGCGCCGTCAGGTGCCCGCCGACCTCCAGCGCGGCTCCGAGGTCGCGGGCGAGGGCGCGGATGTAGGTGCCGGACGAGCAGTCGATGCGCACGTCGAGGTCGAGGAAGCCCTCGGCCTCGCGGCGCGCGAGCACGTCGAAGGCGCCGACCGTGACGGGGCGCGCGGGGAGGACGACCTCCTCGCCGTCGCGGGCGCGGGCGTAGGCGCGGCGGCCGTCGACCTTGATGGCGCTGACCGAGCTGGGCACCTGCTCGATGGCACCGGTGAGGGTCGCGACGACCGCGTCCACCGCCTCCGCCGTGATCGCCTCGACGCGGCCCGGGTCCGCGGTCGCGAGCGTCTCGCCCTCGCGGTCGTCGGTGCTGGTCGATGCACCGAGGCGGATCGTCGCCTCGTACTGCTTGTCGAGCCCGACGAGGTAGGTGAGCAGCCTGGTCGAGGGGCCGAGCCCGAGGATCATGAGCCCGGTCGCCATCGGATCGAGGGTGCCCGCGTGCCCGACCTTCCGCGTGCCGGCGCGGCGGCGGGTGCGCGAGACGAGGTCGTGACTGGTGATGCCGCCCGGCTTGTCGAGCAGGAGGATCCCGTTCGGAGCCGTCGCGATCGGGTCACCGGGGGTCTCGAGCACGGGTGCGAGGATACACGCGCCGTTCGGGAGTCGGCCCCGGAGCGAGACCCACCCCGCGCGCGGCCTCGCGGCGGGCCCGTCCTAGGCTGTCCGGATGAGGATCGCAGTACTCGGAGCGGGCGCCGTGGGCGGCACCGTCGCCGCACTCCTGGATCGCGCGGGGCACGACGTCGAGGTGACGGCACGAGGGGCGCATCTGACGGCGATCCGCCGCTCCGGCCTCCGCCTCGACGGCGCCTGGGGCGAGCACACCGCCTGGGTGCGCAGCGGCGAGACTCTCGATCTCGTCCCCGACCTCGCCGTGCTCGCCACCAAGGCCCAGGACGCCGAGGACGCGCTCCGGGCGAACCGGCGCACCGTGGACGGCACGCTGCTCGTCGTCGTGCAGAACGGGCTCGACGGGCTGCAGGCCGCGGCCCGGCAGGTCCGCGACGCCCGACTCGTCGGCGCGCTCGCGCTCTTCGCCGCGAGCCACCTCGAGCCCGGGCGGGTGAGCGTCACCGCCGCCGCGACCACGACGCTCGGAGTGCCGGGCCGCCCGGCCGACGACGACGTCCGCCGAGCCGCGGCGATCCTCGGCGAGGCGATCCCGATCGAGACGACCGACGACTTCGTCGGCGCGCAGTGGACGAAGCTGCTCATCAACGAGGTCAACGCACTGCCGGCGATCACCGGCCTGTCGGTGCAGGAGACGGTCGCCGACGCCGGGCTCCGCCGGCTGCTCGCGCGGGCGATGAAGGAGGCGGCGCGCATCGGGATCGCGTCCGGCGTGCGCTTCGGCGCCCTGCAGGGCCTCACCGACGCGCGCGTGCGCACACTCGCAGCCGCTCCGCTCCCCGTCGTCGAGCTGCTGCCGCGCCGCATGGCGACCCGGATGGGCGACGTGCCGAATCCGGGATCGACCCTGCAGAGCGTGCGCCGCGGCGTCCCCAGCGAGATCGACCACCTCGCCGGTGCCGTCGTGCGGACGGCGCACCGGCTGGGCCGGGAGGCGCCCGTCAACCAGCTGCTCGTCGATCTGGTGCACGAGGTCGAGCGCGCAGGAGCGTTCCTCCCGCCCGCCGAGGTCGTGCGACGGGCCGCCGCGCTCTAGCGGGTCAGCACGAGTCGGCGAACACGCGCCGGGGGTGCTCGGGGTCGCGGATGTCGACGAGCACGGGCGCCAGGCGGCGAGGATCCACGGTGGTGCGGTAAGCCTCGTCGACCGGCGGCTCCTGCGTGTCGAGACGGATGCTCAGATTCCACGCCCCTCGGATCTCGGGCCGCAGTGCGAACTCGCCGTCGACCAGGAGGACCGCATCCCTGCCCGCCGTCCGCCACTTGGGCTGACGGGGCTCGTCGCGGACGGCGTCGAAGCCCGCCAGGACGAACCCGGTGCTGCCGCCCATCTTGAAAGGTCCGATCAGCACGCGCCGCAGCAGCTCGTAGTCGTAGCGCCCCAGGTAGGCGCGCTGCGCCTCCGGGATCTCCGCGTCCTCCCGGTCGACCCGCGGTCGCTGGAAGTCGGCGAGGTGCGCGACCATCGCGTCGTGCCCGGCGCGACGGATCGCCTCCGCGAGCTCGAGGGCGAAGGCGGCGCTCACCTCGGGGTCGTCCCCGTCGATGCCGACGGCGACGCGGCCGCGCCCGTAGTTGTGCAGCACCTCCGCCGCCAGAGCGTCGAGCACATCGGCCTTCTGGGGCGCCCACTTGGTCATGCCCTCACGATACGCGGCACCCCTTAGGGTGAGCCGATGCCCACAGGATTCGCACCCGCGATCATCGACTGGTTCCGCTCCAGCGCTCGCGACCTCCCCTGGCGTCGCGAGGGGTTCCCTGCCTGGGGCACCCTCGTCAGCGAGTTCATGCTCCAGCAGACCCCTGTGGTCCGCGTGATCCCGCGGCTCGAGGAGTGGCTCGCGCGCTGGCCGACTCCCGCCGCCCTCGCCGCTGTCCCGCCCGGCGAAGCCGTCCGGGCCTGGCAGTCGCTCGGCTATCCGCGGCGGGCGCTCCGACTGCACGCCTGCGCCACCGCGATCGCCGAGCAGCACGGCGACGTCGTCCCCGACGACGTCGACACGCTCCTCGCGCTGCCCGGGATCGGCGACTACACCGCGCGCGCGATCGCCGTCTTCGCCTACGGCCGCCGCCACCCCGTCGTCGACACGAACGTGCGCCGCGTGATCGCCCGCGCGGTCGACGGAGTCGCCGAGGCGGGCCCGCCTCGCGCCAAGCCGGATCTCGCGGCGATGGACGCCCTGCTCCCGGCGGGCCTCGAGGAGGCCGCGGCCTTCAACGCCGGGATGATGGAGCTCGGTGCGATCGTCTGCACGGCGCGCGCCCCGCGCTGCGACTCCTGCCCGATCCGCGACGCCTGCCGCTGGCGGGCGGCCGGGTACCCCGCCTACGACGGCCCGGTGCGGGCCCGGCAGAAGGCCTTCGAGGGCTCCGACCGCCAGGTCAGGGGCCTCATCCTCGCCGAGCTGCGGGCGGCGCACGGCCCCGTCACGGCCGCCGAGATCGACTCGGTCTGGCCCGACCCCGAGCAGCGCGCCCGAGCCCTCGCCGGCCTGCTCGCCGACGGACTCGCGGTCGGCGACCCCGTCGAGGGCTATCTGCTGCCCCACTCCTGACCGCCGTGTCGGAGGCGCCGGGTAGCGTGACGCCGTGACCGATCGCCGCCTCCGACTCCCCCGCCCCGACGACGACGTCGCCGCCGCTCTCGCCGCGCTGCGGAGCGAGCTGCCGGCGGAGTTCCCTCCGGCCGCCCTCGCCGAGGCGGAGGAGGCGAGCCGTCTCGCCGACGACACCGGCCGCCTCGACCTCACCGCGGTCCCGTTCGTGACCATCGACCCGCCCGGCTCCCTCGACCTCGACCAGGCCGTGCACCTCGAGCGCACCGCCGAGGGCGTCGTCCTCCGCTACGCGATCGCCGACGTCCCCGCGGTGGTCCGCCCCGGAGGCGCCCTCGACGCCGAGACCCGCCGCCGCGGTCAGACGTACTACCTCCCCGACGGCCGCATCCCTCTGCACCCCGCCGTCCTGTCCGAGGGCGCCGCGTCACTGCTCCCCGGGCAGGCGCGCCGCGCTCTCGTGTGGACGCTCGCACTCGACGAGCGTGCCGAGCCCGGCTCCGTCCGGCTCGAGCGTGCGCTCGTGCGCAGCACGGCCCGCCTCGACTACGAGTCCGTCCAGCGGGACGTCGACGCCGGCACGACGCATCCGTCGATCGCGCTGCTGCCCTGGTTCGGCCGCGAGCGCCTCGAGCGCGAGGCCGAGCGCGGCGGAGCGAGCCTCACCCTCCCCGAGGAGGAGATCGTCGCCGTCGACGCCGGCTACCGCATCGAGCGCCGCGCTCCCCTGGCCGTCGAGGGCTGGAACGCGCAGGTGTCGCTCCTCACCGGCATGGCCGCCGCCTCGCTCATGCTCGACGCCCGCGTCGGGATCCTCCGCACCATGCCCGCCGCCGACGCCTCGACCCTCGCCGCCTTCCGCGGCCGCGCCGAGGCGCTCGGCACCCCGTGGGCGGCGGACGAGCCCTACGGCGCGTACCTGCGCCGTCTCGACACCGCCGACCCGCGACAGCTCGCGATCATGTACGCGGCCGCGACGCTCTTCCGCGGCGCGGGCTACACCGCGTTCGACGGCACCGCTCCCGAGCAGCCCGACCAGGCCGCGCTCGCCGCCCCCTACGCCCACGTGACGGCGCCGCTGCGCCGTCTGGTCGACAGGTTCGGGCTCGCCGTCTGCCTCGCGATCTCCTCCGGTGCCGAGATCCCCTCCTGGCTGCGCACGGCCCTGCCCGAGGTCCCGCCCCTGATGGCCGCGAGCGACCGCCGTGCGGGAGCAGCGACCCGAGGCGCGACCGCCGTCGTCGAGGCCGCGATCCTCCGTGGCCGGGAGGGTTCGAGCTTCGAGGGGATCGTCGTCCAGACCTCGAGGAAGCGCTCCTCCGTGCAGCTCCTCGACCCCGAGATCACCGTCGACGTGCAGGCCCCGCTCACGCCGGGAGCCCGTGTCGACGTCGACCTGGTCTCGGTCGATGTCGCCACGGGCTCCGCGGTCTTCGCGCTCAGCGCCTAGTCCTCGTCGTCGTCCTCACGGGGCTTCACGTACGGATCGGCGTCGCCGGCGTAGTCCGCCTTCGCGGCCAGCGTCTGCACCTGCGAGTCCTGATTGCGCGCCGCAGCGAGGAGGTCCTCGATGTGCTTCGCGTTCTCGGGAACGGCGTCGAGGATGAACTCGAGCGACGGCGTCAGACGCGACGTGATGTTCTTGCCCACCTCGGTGCGCAGCATGCCGGTCGCCGCCTTCAGAGCCGCGGCCGAATCGGTGCGCTCCTCGTCGGTGCCGTACACCGTGTAGAACACGGAGGCGTGCTGCAGGTCGCCGGTCACCTGCACATCGGTGATGGTGACGAAGCCGAGCCGCGGGTCGCGGAGTCCGCGCTCGAGCCGCTTGGCGACGATCACCTGAATCCGTTCGGCGAGCTTCCTCGCCCGTGCCGGATCTGCCATGGCTGGTCCTCACTTCTCTCTCGACGGGCCTCTCGGCTCGTCCTCTCATCATGACCGTTCCGGGTCCCCGGGTCGTTCGGTTCCCGACCGGAACGGGCGGGGTGCCTCGTCACGGCTCCCGCCCCTCCCATCGGAAGCGCTGGTCTCTTCGGAACGGAAGCGGAGGGAGGGTGCTGTCGTCCTCGCGCGCCTGGCTCGGGTCTGGCGGGCGCCCGAAGGGCGCGGGATGGCGCGCGAGGACGACAGCACCCTCCCGATCCCCTCAGCGCGTCGCTCAGCACTCCGGCGAACACCTCGGGGAAGCCAGAAGGCCCGGGCGGACCCGGGCCTTCTGGGGAGTCGGGATCAGCCTCGCGGCTTCTCCTTCATCTCGATCGTCTCGATCTCATCGCCGATCTGGATGTCGTTGTACTTGCCGAGACCGATACCGGCCTCGTAGTCCGTACGGACCTCCGTGACGTCGTCCTTGAAGCGACGCAGCGACTCGATGGCGAGGTTGTCGCCGACGACGACGCCATCGCGGATGACGCGCGCCTTCGAGTTGCGGGTGATCGTGCCG
The genomic region above belongs to Rathayibacter sp. VKM Ac-2759 and contains:
- the rbfA gene encoding 30S ribosome-binding factor RbfA → MADPARARKLAERIQVIVAKRLERGLRDPRLGFVTITDVQVTGDLQHASVFYTVYGTDEERTDSAAALKAATGMLRTEVGKNITSRLTPSLEFILDAVPENAKHIEDLLAAARNQDSQVQTLAAKADYAGDADPYVKPREDDDED
- a CDS encoding RNB domain-containing ribonuclease — protein: MTDRRLRLPRPDDDVAAALAALRSELPAEFPPAALAEAEEASRLADDTGRLDLTAVPFVTIDPPGSLDLDQAVHLERTAEGVVLRYAIADVPAVVRPGGALDAETRRRGQTYYLPDGRIPLHPAVLSEGAASLLPGQARRALVWTLALDERAEPGSVRLERALVRSTARLDYESVQRDVDAGTTHPSIALLPWFGRERLEREAERGGASLTLPEEEIVAVDAGYRIERRAPLAVEGWNAQVSLLTGMAAASLMLDARVGILRTMPAADASTLAAFRGRAEALGTPWAADEPYGAYLRRLDTADPRQLAIMYAAATLFRGAGYTAFDGTAPEQPDQAALAAPYAHVTAPLRRLVDRFGLAVCLAISSGAEIPSWLRTALPEVPPLMAASDRRAGAATRGATAVVEAAILRGREGSSFEGIVVQTSRKRSSVQLLDPEITVDVQAPLTPGARVDVDLVSVDVATGSAVFALSA
- a CDS encoding ketopantoate reductase family protein encodes the protein MRIAVLGAGAVGGTVAALLDRAGHDVEVTARGAHLTAIRRSGLRLDGAWGEHTAWVRSGETLDLVPDLAVLATKAQDAEDALRANRRTVDGTLLVVVQNGLDGLQAAARQVRDARLVGALALFAASHLEPGRVSVTAAATTTLGVPGRPADDDVRRAAAILGEAIPIETTDDFVGAQWTKLLINEVNALPAITGLSVQETVADAGLRRLLARAMKEAARIGIASGVRFGALQGLTDARVRTLAAAPLPVVELLPRRMATRMGDVPNPGSTLQSVRRGVPSEIDHLAGAVVRTAHRLGREAPVNQLLVDLVHEVERAGAFLPPAEVVRRAAAL
- a CDS encoding A/G-specific adenine glycosylase, encoding MPTGFAPAIIDWFRSSARDLPWRREGFPAWGTLVSEFMLQQTPVVRVIPRLEEWLARWPTPAALAAVPPGEAVRAWQSLGYPRRALRLHACATAIAEQHGDVVPDDVDTLLALPGIGDYTARAIAVFAYGRRHPVVDTNVRRVIARAVDGVAEAGPPRAKPDLAAMDALLPAGLEEAAAFNAGMMELGAIVCTARAPRCDSCPIRDACRWRAAGYPAYDGPVRARQKAFEGSDRQVRGLILAELRAAHGPVTAAEIDSVWPDPEQRARALAGLLADGLAVGDPVEGYLLPHS
- the truB gene encoding tRNA pseudouridine(55) synthase TruB → MLETPGDPIATAPNGILLLDKPGGITSHDLVSRTRRRAGTRKVGHAGTLDPMATGLMILGLGPSTRLLTYLVGLDKQYEATIRLGASTSTDDREGETLATADPGRVEAITAEAVDAVVATLTGAIEQVPSSVSAIKVDGRRAYARARDGEEVVLPARPVTVGAFDVLARREAEGFLDLDVRIDCSSGTYIRALARDLGAALEVGGHLTALRRTRVGPFAIDAAGDIDELDVPSALLTPTTVAGELFPLLHLDAQAAVRLANGKRIASPEEALGETGLLAAVDPSGRLIGLAERRGQLLKSVVNFPTEQTRAVAP